In endosymbiont of unidentified scaly snail isolate Monju, the following are encoded in one genomic region:
- a CDS encoding tRNA(Met) cytidine acetyltransferase TmcA: MPVPRGAPGVNDKRQTRSCQVLAGDRERALALLRVALAAGVSRSCLWFGEAAPDGVRRLGRHDYLDALGCECDLLVYDAHAGLYPDVLAALLGTLRGGGVLVLLSPSWAQWAAFDDPALAGLAPWPLGSTDVGRRFLQRLQDQFAASPVVRILDVDGTESLVLPPAAAPVHSPELNEDQHRVVEALLRVVTGHARRPLLLTADRGRGKSTALGAGLARLLRERSCRVAVLAPTRRAVEALFARLHRDLPDAGGEVRYWRPADFLAEAPDCDLLVIDEAAALGVPLLQTLAERYNRVVFSTTVQGYEGSGRGFVQRFLAWLNERFRACRHLELSAPVRWAPGDPLEALANRLFLLDAEALPPVQGVPRYRWLERDALAQEEALLRQVFGLLVSAHYRTRPSDLRQLLDAPGVSVLVAECAGQVIGVLLAAAEGGLDAALAEAVCAGRRRPRGHPLLQSLATHGGWCQAPTLRLLRIMRIAVDERHRRAGIGSGLLARARERAEAEGFDLLGSRYGVSPGLLRFWQQNGYRVVRIGHRVDPASAAHSVQMLASLSTAGEALCDAACARFLDDLPWRLLSGLAGLDPGVVSGLFRQAGGDWAAPDAQTLADVRHFALGRRDFEDALPSLRRGLCAWLAREDAGENGALLVRCVLQGRRPTREQVAMLRRLFAAGTPLLQSR, encoded by the coding sequence ATGCCTGTACCACGAGGTGCTCCAGGGGTGAACGACAAGCGGCAAACACGCAGCTGCCAGGTGCTGGCCGGAGATCGGGAGCGCGCGCTGGCGCTGTTGCGCGTGGCGCTGGCGGCGGGTGTGTCGCGGTCTTGCCTGTGGTTTGGCGAGGCCGCGCCGGACGGTGTGCGGCGGCTCGGCCGGCACGATTACCTCGATGCCCTGGGCTGCGAATGCGACCTTCTGGTGTACGACGCCCATGCCGGCCTGTATCCCGACGTGCTGGCGGCCCTGCTGGGTACCTTGCGAGGCGGTGGCGTGCTGGTCCTGCTTTCTCCGTCCTGGGCGCAGTGGGCGGCCTTCGACGACCCGGCGCTGGCCGGCCTGGCCCCCTGGCCGCTGGGGAGCACCGATGTCGGGCGGCGCTTCCTGCAGCGACTTCAGGACCAGTTCGCCGCCTCGCCGGTAGTGCGCATCCTCGATGTGGACGGGACCGAGTCTCTGGTTCTGCCACCAGCGGCGGCGCCAGTGCATTCCCCGGAATTGAACGAAGATCAGCACCGGGTGGTCGAGGCATTGCTCCGGGTGGTGACCGGCCATGCCCGGCGCCCGCTGCTGCTCACCGCCGACCGGGGGCGCGGCAAGAGCACTGCCCTCGGCGCCGGCCTGGCGCGGCTGCTGCGTGAACGGTCGTGCCGGGTGGCCGTGCTGGCACCGACACGACGCGCCGTGGAAGCGCTGTTCGCGCGTCTGCACCGTGATCTGCCGGATGCCGGCGGTGAGGTGCGCTACTGGCGGCCCGCCGACTTCCTGGCCGAAGCGCCGGATTGCGATCTGCTGGTGATCGACGAGGCCGCCGCCCTGGGCGTGCCGCTGTTGCAGACGCTGGCCGAGCGTTACAACCGGGTCGTCTTCAGCACCACGGTGCAGGGCTACGAGGGCAGCGGGCGCGGCTTCGTGCAGCGCTTCCTCGCCTGGCTGAACGAACGGTTTCGCGCTTGTCGGCATCTCGAGCTCTCCGCCCCGGTGCGCTGGGCGCCGGGCGATCCCCTGGAGGCGCTGGCGAACCGCCTGTTCCTGCTGGATGCCGAGGCGTTGCCGCCGGTGCAGGGTGTGCCACGCTACCGTTGGCTGGAACGCGATGCACTGGCACAGGAGGAGGCGCTGTTGCGCCAGGTATTTGGCCTGCTGGTCAGCGCCCACTATCGCACTCGGCCATCGGATCTTCGGCAGTTGCTCGATGCGCCGGGGGTGTCGGTGCTGGTGGCCGAATGTGCTGGACAGGTGATCGGCGTGTTGCTGGCGGCCGCCGAGGGCGGGCTGGATGCGGCGCTGGCCGAGGCGGTGTGCGCCGGTCGACGACGCCCCCGTGGCCATCCCCTGTTGCAGTCGCTGGCCACGCACGGCGGCTGGTGCCAGGCGCCGACCTTGCGCCTGTTGCGGATCATGCGTATCGCGGTGGACGAGCGCCATCGCCGCGCGGGTATCGGCAGCGGCCTGCTGGCACGGGCGCGTGAGCGCGCCGAGGCGGAGGGCTTCGACCTGCTTGGCTCCCGCTATGGCGTGTCGCCCGGTCTGTTGCGTTTCTGGCAGCAGAACGGCTACCGGGTGGTGCGCATCGGGCACCGCGTGGACCCCGCGAGTGCCGCCCACTCGGTGCAGATGCTCGCGTCGCTGAGTACGGCCGGCGAGGCACTGTGCGATGCGGCCTGTGCGCGCTTTCTGGACGATCTGCCCTGGCGCCTGCTCTCGGGGCTGGCCGGGCTGGACCCGGGCGTGGTGTCCGGGCTGTTTCGCCAGGCCGGCGGGGACTGGGCGGCGCCCGATGCACAGACACTTGCGGATGTGAGGCACTTCGCCCTTGGTCGGCGTGACTTCGAGGATGCCCTGCCGTCTCTGCGCCGAGGGCTCTGTGCCTGGCTCGCCAGGGAGGACGCAGGCGAGAACGGTGCGCTACTGGTGCGGTGCGTGCTCCAGGGCCGGCGGCCGACGCGTGAACAGGTCGCGATGTTGCGTCGCTTGTTCGCGGCGGGGACGCCGCTCCTGCAATCCCGGTAG
- a CDS encoding peroxiredoxin, which produces MSVEGLKAGDKAPAFELPDADMNMVRSADLAGRPYVIYFYPKDDTPGCTMEAQEFTELMDEFQRLNAALLGVSRDNCMKHAEFRDKYGLGVTLLADVDGQLCEAYGVWQERERNGEKRKGIVRSTFIVDSEGVIRHAEYGVSPKGHAEQVLEVLRSLS; this is translated from the coding sequence ATGTCAGTAGAGGGGCTCAAGGCGGGCGACAAGGCGCCGGCGTTCGAATTGCCGGACGCCGACATGAACATGGTCCGTTCGGCCGATCTGGCCGGTCGGCCCTACGTGATCTACTTCTATCCGAAGGACGACACCCCGGGCTGCACCATGGAGGCGCAGGAATTCACCGAACTGATGGACGAGTTCCAGCGGCTGAACGCCGCCCTGCTGGGCGTGAGCCGTGACAACTGCATGAAGCACGCCGAGTTCCGCGACAAGTATGGCCTGGGCGTGACCTTGCTGGCCGATGTCGATGGCCAGCTCTGCGAGGCCTACGGCGTGTGGCAGGAAAGGGAAAGGAACGGTGAGAAACGCAAGGGCATCGTGCGTTCCACCTTTATCGTCGATAGCGAGGGCGTGATCCGTCACGCCGAGTACGGGGTCTCGCCCAAGGGACACGCCGAACAGGTTCTCGAGGTGCTGCGCAGCCTGTCCTGA
- a CDS encoding class I SAM-dependent methyltransferase, protein MPEPRRQPLTALAHQRLADVLAPGDIAIDATAGNGHDTLFLARQITPGGRVHAFDIQPQALEATQERLAQAGLAERVTLHLAGHEKMREHLPEDLTGQVAAVTFNLGYLPGGDHGLVTRPDTTLAALVQASALLRPGGLLSVLVYRGHAGGREEAEAVAGWFAAQATLSVEVHDSPGPIAYLARRAG, encoded by the coding sequence ATGCCTGAGCCGCGCCGCCAACCGTTGACCGCACTCGCCCACCAGCGGCTCGCTGACGTGCTGGCGCCGGGCGATATTGCCATCGACGCCACCGCCGGCAACGGCCACGATACCCTTTTCCTCGCCCGGCAGATCACCCCCGGCGGCCGGGTGCATGCCTTCGATATCCAGCCGCAGGCGCTCGAGGCCACACAGGAGCGCCTCGCGCAGGCCGGGTTGGCCGAACGCGTGACCCTGCACCTGGCCGGGCACGAAAAGATGCGCGAGCACCTGCCCGAGGACCTGACCGGCCAGGTCGCCGCGGTGACCTTCAACCTGGGCTATCTGCCGGGCGGTGATCACGGCCTGGTCACCCGCCCGGACACCACCTTGGCCGCGCTGGTGCAGGCGAGCGCCCTGCTGCGCCCCGGCGGGCTGCTCTCGGTGCTGGTGTATCGTGGCCATGCCGGCGGGCGGGAAGAAGCCGAGGCGGTGGCCGGCTGGTTCGCGGCGCAGGCCACCCTGAGCGTCGAGGTGCACGACTCCCCCGGCCCCATCGCCTACCTGGCGCGGCGAGCAGGATGA
- a CDS encoding NAD(P)/FAD-dependent oxidoreductase: protein MPDYLIIGQGLAGSLLAWTLIRRGQQVRVLDDGHRTASSRVAAGLINPLAGMRFNAHPRTADWLAAMHSTYAALARQLGQPAFVHTIPMQRLFRSPEQVRFFDRQRDNPAVADWLGARFGSGEADSGIRAPHGGFLQSHTGYVELPRLLDALRDWLHRQDAWRQVAVDLRTLRITPDGVELHGERAAHLVCCEGYRMRDNPWFDWLPLQPDRGVIQRLDGLHRLCRHIINGAHWLIPLADGGYRFGATHAHRRLEGPVSEEERETLHLGLHGLLEDPAGVTVVEEAAGVRPATADRQSFLGTHPREPRLHLFNGFGARGALSIPWHAERMADWLLDGRPLPAETDIARHA from the coding sequence ATGCCTGACTACCTGATCATCGGGCAGGGACTGGCCGGCAGCCTGCTGGCCTGGACGCTGATCCGTCGTGGCCAGCAGGTGCGTGTGCTCGACGACGGCCACCGCACCGCCAGCTCACGGGTCGCTGCCGGTCTGATCAACCCGCTGGCCGGCATGCGCTTCAATGCCCACCCGCGCACTGCCGACTGGCTGGCCGCCATGCACAGCACCTACGCCGCCCTCGCCCGCCAACTGGGCCAGCCTGCTTTCGTGCACACCATCCCCATGCAACGCCTGTTCCGCTCGCCCGAGCAGGTCCGCTTTTTCGATCGCCAGCGCGACAATCCGGCGGTGGCCGACTGGCTGGGCGCGCGCTTCGGATCCGGCGAAGCTGACTCCGGCATCCGCGCACCACACGGTGGCTTTCTGCAATCGCACACCGGCTACGTGGAACTGCCACGCCTGCTCGATGCCCTGCGCGACTGGCTGCACAGACAAGACGCCTGGCGGCAGGTCGCCGTCGATCTGCGCACACTGCGCATCACACCCGACGGAGTGGAACTGCACGGCGAGCGCGCCGCCCACCTGGTCTGCTGCGAGGGCTACCGGATGCGCGACAATCCCTGGTTCGACTGGCTGCCGCTGCAACCCGACCGCGGCGTGATCCAGCGCCTGGACGGACTGCACCGCCTGTGCCGGCACATCATCAACGGCGCACACTGGCTGATCCCGCTGGCCGATGGCGGTTACCGCTTCGGCGCCACCCATGCCCACCGGCGACTCGAAGGCCCGGTAAGCGAGGAAGAACGCGAGACACTGCACCTCGGCTTGCACGGGCTGCTCGAAGATCCGGCCGGGGTGACGGTGGTCGAAGAGGCCGCCGGGGTGCGCCCGGCCACCGCCGACCGCCAGTCCTTCCTGGGCACCCACCCGCGCGAGCCGCGGCTGCACCTGTTCAACGGCTTTGGCGCGCGCGGCGCCCTGAGCATTCCCTGGCATGCCGAACGCATGGCCGACTGGCTGCTCGACGGCCGCCCGCTGCCTGCCGAGACCGACATCGCCCGCCATGCCTGA
- a CDS encoding lysophospholipid acyltransferase family protein — MHLLRIPWRTVLIMLHLLAGVLLVPVATRRNSGSRRQVDWRIVRWWHHRLLRILNLRIEVHGEPPAPPALVVANHVSWLDITVLGYLLPTAFLSKAEVRRWPLIGWLAMRMGTLFIRRGSGQSAQIRGAIAERLRHGSMLALFPEGTTSDGRSVRPFFSRLFAAAIEAGAPVASVALRYRVDGHHDPVAPYTGDQTLLANLLGLLGRPGSTIEVHFLPLLASANSDSKTLATRAREAIVTVVEDHA; from the coding sequence ATGCATCTGCTGCGGATCCCCTGGCGCACCGTCCTGATCATGCTGCACCTGCTGGCAGGCGTGTTGCTGGTGCCGGTCGCCACCCGGCGCAACAGCGGGAGCCGCCGGCAGGTCGACTGGCGCATCGTCCGCTGGTGGCACCACCGGCTGCTGCGCATCCTGAACCTGCGCATCGAGGTCCACGGCGAGCCGCCCGCCCCCCCGGCCCTGGTGGTGGCCAATCACGTCTCCTGGCTAGACATCACTGTGCTCGGTTACCTGCTGCCCACGGCATTCCTGTCCAAGGCCGAGGTGCGCCGCTGGCCATTGATCGGCTGGCTGGCGATGCGCATGGGCACCCTGTTCATCCGTCGCGGCAGTGGCCAGTCGGCTCAGATCCGCGGGGCCATTGCCGAGCGCCTGCGGCACGGCAGCATGCTCGCCTTGTTTCCCGAGGGCACCACCAGCGACGGCCGCTCGGTACGTCCCTTCTTCTCGCGCCTGTTCGCCGCCGCCATCGAGGCGGGCGCACCGGTGGCCTCGGTGGCCCTGCGTTACCGGGTCGATGGCCATCACGATCCGGTGGCCCCCTATACCGGCGACCAGACCCTGCTCGCCAACCTGCTGGGGCTGCTGGGGCGCCCCGGCAGCACCATCGAGGTGCATTTTCTGCCGCTGCTGGCCTCCGCCAACAGCGACAGCAAGACCCTGGCCACGCGCGCGCGCGAGGCCATCGTCACCGTGGTGGAAGATCATGCCTGA
- a CDS encoding TrmH family RNA methyltransferase, producing MTPYYALTADGEHDLRQITLAEKSAFVVGNEEFGLSFEPTDYPGMQTLRIPLFGQMESLNASVAAAIVMYEYVRQHGKD from the coding sequence ATTACACCTTACTATGCCCTGACCGCCGACGGTGAACACGACCTGCGCCAGATCACGCTGGCGGAGAAAAGCGCCTTTGTGGTGGGCAACGAGGAGTTCGGCCTCAGCTTCGAGCCGACCGACTATCCGGGCATGCAGACCTTGCGCATCCCGCTGTTCGGACAGATGGAGAGCCTGAATGCCAGCGTGGCCGCGGCAATCGTGATGTACGAGTACGTCCGCCAGCACGGAAAGGATTGA
- a CDS encoding RNA methyltransferase, whose amino-acid sequence MTNDAEIPLTRSQRRAARLARQKQIEQRYHKDRQRNVLAQPGPHTFAFVLDHLKAGFNVPKIFRSVQAFGGAEVHLVNIGVFDTAPAKGAFRKVPARFHETFDSAWTDLCDRDYTLLCPDRRR is encoded by the coding sequence ATGACCAACGACGCCGAAATCCCGCTCACCCGCTCGCAACGCCGCGCCGCCCGGCTGGCACGACAGAAGCAGATCGAACAGCGCTACCACAAGGACCGGCAGCGCAACGTGCTGGCACAGCCCGGTCCACACACCTTCGCCTTCGTGCTCGATCATCTCAAGGCCGGCTTCAACGTACCCAAGATCTTCCGCAGCGTGCAGGCCTTTGGTGGCGCCGAGGTGCACCTGGTGAACATCGGGGTGTTCGACACCGCCCCCGCCAAGGGGGCCTTTCGCAAGGTGCCAGCCCGCTTCCACGAGACTTTCGACAGCGCCTGGACAGACCTGTGCGACCGGGATTACACCTTACTATGCCCTGACCGCCGACGGTGA
- the dxs gene encoding 1-deoxy-D-xylulose-5-phosphate synthase, with amino-acid sequence MTQGDREAIEALLAEVETPDRLRRLGPARLPEVAGAVRRYLIDTVSRTGGHLAAGLGVVELSVALHYVFDTPRDRLVWDVGHQAYPHKILTGRWRRMHSLRQKDGLSGFLKRDESGYDAFGAGHSSTSVSAALGMAVAARAQGIEREHIAVIGDGALSAGMAFEALNHAGSIDADLLVILNDNDMSISPPVGAISNYLARVLSSRFYNRMREGSKQVLDKVPGMKDLAHRWEEHMKGMFMPGTLFEELGFTYIGPIDGHDLPLLVSTLENMREMHGPRFLHVVTQKGRGFAPAEGDPCVYHGVTPFNPETGKMESRAGGRSFTSVFSDWICDLAAQDERVMAITPAMCEGSGLVAFAKRFPERYHDVGIAEQHAVTFAAGLACEGIKPVVAIYSTFLQRAYDQLVHDVALQNLDVTFAVDRAGEVGADGATHAGIFDLSFARCVPNMAVLAPADEAECRALLQTAWEHPGPALVRYPRGAGIGTEPAADLTTLRWGKGELRRRGQGIAILNFGTLIDRALALGEALDATVANMRFVKPLDEELVRELAQEHRFLVTLEENVVAGGVGSGVGEYLAAAGIDIPILHFGLPDRWIEQGTQAEQLADAGLTVEQMREAIRRHLPADISLIAG; translated from the coding sequence ATGACACAGGGCGACCGCGAAGCCATCGAGGCCCTGCTGGCCGAGGTCGAGACCCCCGACCGCCTGCGCCGGCTGGGGCCTGCGCGCCTGCCCGAAGTGGCCGGTGCGGTGCGGCGCTACCTCATCGACACTGTCTCGCGCACCGGTGGCCATTTGGCCGCCGGGCTGGGCGTGGTCGAGCTGAGCGTGGCCCTGCACTACGTGTTCGACACCCCGCGTGATCGCCTGGTCTGGGACGTGGGGCACCAGGCTTATCCGCACAAGATCCTCACCGGGCGCTGGCGGCGCATGCACAGCCTGCGGCAGAAGGACGGCTTGTCGGGCTTTCTCAAGCGTGACGAATCCGGGTACGACGCCTTCGGCGCCGGGCATTCCAGTACCTCCGTCAGCGCGGCGCTGGGCATGGCGGTGGCGGCACGCGCCCAGGGTATCGAGCGTGAGCACATCGCGGTGATCGGCGACGGTGCCCTGTCGGCCGGCATGGCCTTCGAGGCGCTGAATCATGCCGGGTCCATCGACGCCGACCTGCTGGTGATCCTCAACGACAATGACATGTCCATCTCGCCGCCGGTGGGGGCGATCAGCAACTACCTGGCCCGGGTGCTCTCCAGCCGTTTCTACAATCGCATGCGCGAGGGCAGCAAGCAGGTGCTCGACAAGGTGCCCGGCATGAAGGACCTGGCGCACCGCTGGGAAGAACACATGAAGGGCATGTTCATGCCCGGCACCCTGTTCGAGGAACTGGGCTTCACCTATATCGGCCCCATCGACGGTCACGATCTGCCGCTGCTGGTCTCCACCCTGGAGAACATGCGCGAGATGCACGGCCCGCGCTTCCTGCATGTGGTCACCCAGAAGGGCCGTGGCTTCGCCCCCGCCGAGGGAGACCCCTGCGTCTACCACGGTGTCACTCCCTTCAATCCCGAGACGGGCAAGATGGAATCCAGGGCCGGGGGGCGCAGCTTCACCTCGGTGTTCTCCGACTGGATCTGCGACCTGGCCGCGCAGGACGAACGGGTGATGGCCATCACCCCGGCGATGTGCGAGGGCTCGGGGCTGGTGGCCTTTGCCAAGCGTTTCCCCGAGCGTTACCACGACGTGGGCATCGCCGAGCAGCACGCGGTGACCTTTGCCGCCGGCCTGGCCTGCGAGGGGATCAAGCCGGTGGTGGCCATCTATTCCACCTTCCTGCAGCGTGCCTACGACCAGCTGGTGCACGACGTGGCGCTGCAGAACCTGGATGTCACCTTCGCCGTGGACCGTGCCGGTGAGGTGGGCGCCGACGGCGCCACCCATGCAGGCATCTTCGATCTCAGCTTCGCGCGTTGCGTGCCCAACATGGCGGTGCTGGCTCCGGCCGATGAGGCGGAGTGTCGTGCCTTGTTGCAGACCGCCTGGGAACACCCCGGCCCGGCGCTGGTGCGCTATCCGCGCGGGGCGGGCATCGGCACCGAGCCGGCCGCCGATCTGACCACGCTCCGCTGGGGCAAGGGTGAGCTGCGCCGGCGCGGGCAGGGGATCGCCATCCTCAACTTCGGCACCCTGATCGACCGCGCCCTGGCGCTGGGTGAGGCGCTGGATGCCACCGTGGCCAACATGCGCTTCGTCAAGCCGTTGGACGAGGAACTGGTGCGTGAACTGGCTCAGGAGCACCGCTTCCTGGTCACTCTCGAAGAAAACGTCGTCGCCGGCGGTGTCGGTTCAGGTGTTGGCGAATACCTCGCTGCCGCCGGTATCGACATCCCCATTCTGCACTTCGGCCTGCCCGACCGCTGGATCGAGCAGGGCACGCAGGCCGAACAGCTCGCCGATGCCGGGCTCACCGTCGAGCAGATGCGTGAGGCGATTCGTCGCCACCTGCCTGCCGACATCAGCCTGATCGCTGGTTGA
- a CDS encoding inositol-3-phosphate synthase has protein sequence MSKIKIAIVGMGNCASSLIQGIHYYQDKDPAEAIGLMHPVIGGYGPSDIEVVAAWDIDARKVGKDVSEAIFEKPNCTTVFCPDIPETGVKVEMGRVLDGFSEHMRDYPEERTFVLADAPEPDKAQVVQRLKGSGAEVLMNYLPVGSEEATRFYAECALDAGVAFVNNIPVFIASDPEWAARFEQAGIPIIGDDIKAQVGATITHRTLTDLFAKRGVKLERTYQLNTGGNTDFLNMLNRARLASKKESKTEVVQAVTAERLPEEDIHVGPSDYVPWQKDNKLCFIRMEGKLFGDVPMNLELRLSVEDSPNSAGVAIDAIRCAKLARSRGLAGVIHAPSSYFCKHPPRQVTDDEAYRLMEAFINDTQGKLHEVPDTGRGEREPAQATG, from the coding sequence ATGAGCAAGATAAAGATCGCCATCGTGGGGATGGGCAACTGCGCCAGTTCGCTCATCCAGGGTATTCACTATTACCAGGACAAGGACCCGGCCGAGGCCATCGGGCTGATGCATCCGGTGATCGGCGGCTATGGTCCCTCGGATATCGAGGTGGTGGCGGCCTGGGACATCGACGCTCGCAAGGTCGGCAAGGACGTGTCCGAGGCCATCTTCGAAAAGCCCAACTGCACCACCGTCTTCTGCCCCGACATCCCGGAGACGGGCGTGAAAGTGGAGATGGGGCGGGTGCTCGACGGCTTCTCAGAGCACATGCGTGACTACCCCGAGGAGCGCACCTTCGTGCTGGCCGATGCGCCCGAGCCTGACAAGGCGCAGGTGGTGCAGCGGCTGAAGGGGAGCGGCGCCGAGGTGCTGATGAACTACCTGCCGGTCGGCTCCGAGGAGGCAACCCGTTTCTATGCCGAGTGCGCACTGGATGCCGGGGTGGCCTTCGTCAACAACATCCCGGTGTTCATCGCCTCCGATCCCGAGTGGGCGGCGCGCTTCGAGCAGGCCGGCATCCCCATCATCGGTGACGACATCAAGGCTCAGGTGGGCGCGACCATCACCCACCGCACGTTGACCGACCTGTTCGCCAAGCGCGGGGTGAAGCTGGAGCGCACCTACCAGCTCAACACCGGTGGCAACACCGACTTCCTCAACATGCTCAACCGCGCGCGCCTGGCTTCCAAGAAGGAGTCCAAGACCGAGGTGGTACAGGCGGTCACCGCCGAGCGCCTGCCCGAGGAGGACATCCACGTCGGCCCCAGCGACTACGTGCCCTGGCAGAAGGACAACAAGCTGTGCTTCATCCGCATGGAGGGCAAGCTGTTCGGGGACGTGCCCATGAACCTGGAGCTGCGCCTCTCGGTGGAGGACTCGCCCAACTCGGCGGGTGTGGCCATCGACGCCATCCGCTGCGCCAAGCTGGCGCGGTCGCGCGGACTGGCCGGGGTGATCCACGCGCCTTCGAGCTACTTCTGCAAGCATCCGCCGCGTCAGGTCACCGATGACGAGGCGTATCGCCTGATGGAGGCCTTCATCAACGACACCCAGGGCAAGCTGCATGAAGTGCCTGATACTGGCCGCGGGGAAAGGGAGCCGGCTCAGGCGACGGGCTGA
- a CDS encoding NTP transferase domain-containing protein, translated as MKCLILAAGKGSRLRRRAESKPLLALAGVPLIERAIRSAREAGADRFVVVTGHRAQAVQDFLRGLSARLSVPIEAVPNPDWEHSENGRSVLAARTRLDDGEPFLLLMADHLVEPALIGDLLSAGAPPDGVTLAVDGDLANPLVDPDDVTRVRRDGERIVAIGKGLAAYDGFDTGVFLCTPALFDALERAGEDGESSLSAAVRRLAAEGRARAVEVRGRFWCDVDDEAALARAEQALFDRLRGKTADGPVARWLNRPLSIRLSRWLVRTSVTPNQVSLFSFALSLLAAGLFFLPGWAALAAAGVLALDGCDGEIARLKFRQSDYGGWLDAVLDRYADAFLLFGLTWHAWRETAWDGALVVGFLAIIGSFLLSYTADKYDGRMRARGGARFRLGRDVRVFVILVGALLDQALAVLWLTALVMNAETLRRLLVCRDV; from the coding sequence ATGAAGTGCCTGATACTGGCCGCGGGGAAAGGGAGCCGGCTCAGGCGACGGGCTGAGTCCAAGCCCCTGCTCGCACTGGCCGGTGTGCCGCTGATCGAGCGGGCGATCCGTAGCGCGCGCGAGGCCGGCGCGGATCGTTTCGTGGTGGTCACCGGCCACCGGGCGCAGGCCGTGCAGGACTTCCTACGCGGTCTCTCCGCGCGCCTGTCGGTGCCCATCGAGGCGGTTCCCAATCCCGATTGGGAGCACAGCGAGAACGGCCGCTCGGTGCTTGCTGCGCGAACACGGCTCGATGACGGCGAACCCTTCCTGCTGCTGATGGCGGATCACCTGGTCGAGCCCGCGCTGATCGGTGATCTGCTGTCGGCCGGGGCGCCACCGGACGGCGTCACGCTGGCGGTGGACGGGGATCTCGCCAACCCGCTGGTCGATCCCGACGATGTCACCCGGGTGCGTCGTGACGGCGAGCGTATCGTCGCCATCGGCAAGGGGCTTGCGGCGTATGACGGCTTCGATACCGGGGTCTTCCTGTGTACCCCGGCGCTGTTCGACGCACTGGAGCGGGCAGGCGAGGACGGCGAGTCCAGCCTGTCGGCCGCGGTGCGCCGGCTGGCCGCCGAGGGGCGGGCCAGGGCGGTCGAGGTGCGCGGGCGCTTCTGGTGTGACGTGGACGACGAGGCGGCGCTGGCGCGTGCCGAGCAGGCACTGTTCGATCGCCTGCGTGGCAAGACCGCAGACGGCCCGGTGGCGCGCTGGCTCAATCGGCCGCTGTCGATCCGCCTGTCGCGCTGGCTGGTGCGCACTTCGGTGACACCCAACCAGGTGTCGTTGTTTTCCTTCGCGCTGTCGCTGCTGGCCGCGGGTTTGTTCTTTCTGCCCGGCTGGGCGGCTCTGGCCGCCGCCGGGGTGCTGGCGCTCGACGGCTGCGACGGCGAGATCGCCCGGCTCAAGTTCCGGCAGAGCGACTACGGCGGCTGGCTGGACGCGGTGCTCGACCGCTATGCCGACGCCTTCCTGCTGTTCGGGCTCACCTGGCATGCCTGGCGCGAGACCGCCTGGGACGGGGCGCTCGTGGTCGGCTTCCTGGCGATCATCGGTTCCTTCCTGCTCAGCTACACTGCCGACAAGTACGATGGCCGCATGCGTGCGCGCGGCGGGGCGCGTTTCCGCCTGGGGCGCGATGTGCGGGTGTTCGTGATCCTTGTCGGTGCGCTGCTGGACCAGGCGCTGGCGGTGCTGTGGTTGACCGCGCTGGTGATGAATGCCGAGACGCTGCGGCGGCTGCTGGTGTGCCGCGATGTCTGA
- a CDS encoding DUF4202 family protein, whose translation MSDPLDCARERIRAVIAGSPVPEDPRHAENTVEWLLRLDPRADQALQLAALAHDIERARPDRLRREDFADYDAFKRAHAARGAEMVRRILTDCGVDEALVEETCRLVECHEFGGDARADRLREADSLSYFEVNLPLYYAREGRDETLRRCRWGIRRLSPHGVALLRCLRMPTAELQDLLWAALVAEVPESARET comes from the coding sequence ATGTCTGATCCGCTGGATTGTGCCAGGGAACGCATCCGCGCGGTGATCGCGGGTTCACCGGTACCGGAGGATCCGCGGCATGCCGAGAACACCGTGGAATGGCTGCTGCGCCTCGATCCCCGGGCTGATCAGGCCCTGCAACTGGCCGCGCTGGCGCACGATATCGAGCGCGCGCGTCCCGATCGCCTGCGGCGCGAGGACTTTGCCGACTACGACGCCTTCAAGCGCGCGCATGCCGCGCGGGGCGCGGAGATGGTGCGGCGGATATTGACCGACTGCGGAGTGGACGAGGCCCTGGTCGAGGAGACCTGCCGTCTGGTGGAATGCCACGAGTTCGGTGGCGATGCGCGCGCCGATCGGCTGCGCGAGGCCGACAGCCTGTCCTATTTCGAGGTCAACCTGCCGCTCTACTATGCGCGCGAAGGGCGGGACGAGACCCTGCGCCGCTGCCGCTGGGGCATCCGCCGCCTGTCGCCGCACGGGGTGGCATTGCTGCGCTGCCTGCGGATGCCGACGGCGGAACTGCAGGACCTGCTGTGGGCGGCACTGGTGGCCGAGGTGCCGGAATCGGCGAGGGAGACATGA